DNA sequence from the Trichormus variabilis 0441 genome:
CTAAATAAGGTGCGGATAGTAATACCTGTCTTGTTAAAAGACTGCCATTTGTAGGCGCATTCGCCTGGTTTGTACTTAGGAGAAAGTTGGCTCCAGGTGTCCCATGCTTTAAATAAAATGGGACTAACACTCTTGAGTGCCATCCCGACTTGAATCCACGAATGGTAATCATCTGCAAACCGAGGGTGGATGACTTCGAGTAGCACAAGTGCGGTTTGAATATTGGTTTCTATTGAGGGAATTAAATGAGCGTACCTGTCTACCCCATATCTGCGGTTATATTTTTCTTTGGGTAGGTTAAACTTTCTTGTTTTCTCCTGTTTGACAAGCATTTGGGCAATTACCCAATCGGGAGCTATTTCTATTTGGCGTTCAGATGGACTACAGCCGGGAAGCCATCTGTAATTTCTACCTTCTGGGTGAAAGGATGGGGGAAGAATTGAAGCTAGGTTTTTGCCTCGAAACTCCAGGTGTTCGTCCTTCCCAGTTTTGATTTTGCGAGATTTGACATCGCAAGCTTTTGAATTTGGGATGAGGTATAAGCGTTGGCTGCGATATTTCCTCCCAGAGGTAAATGCAATTGTGGGAGGGAGATATTGTTGAGCGCGATCGCATAACGACTCCATAGGAGTATCGCGTGTTTCGGTGGGTGTTAGGTGGTTGAGTTCTTCTGGTTCAGAATGTTCGTTAATCTGAATAATTTGTCGCCAGGATGTTTCCCCGTCGCAGTCAATAGCCACTAAGTACCCTTGGGGATGATTGAAACCGCAAACCAAGGCTATACCAGTGGGGGTGATAAATCTGTTATTTGTCCAAACTTTTAATCGGCGGCGGATGAGTTCAGTTTGTAGTTCTTTGGGAGAGTAAGTATTTTTTTCCCATTCTTTCCCTAAAGGACGTTTACCAAAGGTAGGAACGATTCGCCATTCTTCGGGTAGGTTGTCAAGCGAAGATACCAAATGACGGATTTGGGCGTGCATGAATTCATGTGGCTAATTATTTCGATAATTCATGCACTGGTGCGTTAGTGACCGTAGTGGTTTGAGATTATGACTGTCGTGCTAATTGATGGCCAGCTTCAACTAGCTTAACAAGTGTATTTTTGTCAAACGCTTTAATACCGGATACAAATTGTTGCCACTGCTGCCATTTCTCTTTTGAATAGGTGTGGTTAGGGTCAAAGTTGCAAACTTGACAGAATTTATGAAAATCAGCATTCCAGTGAAACGTACAAATACCTGTTATGAAATAGTTGATTTGTTGCTCGTCCATGATTAATATTTCAGATGGTGATTATGTTTTAAGCTAACCTTTTGTTAAGTGCATTTTCGACTTGATAAGTCCCAAGAGTACAGTTTGCATTGCAAGGAAAGGTAGGAAACTCAAGATGATTATTCATGGTTTTTGTTACCTTGCACAGTACCATTATTCCCTCCCTCCCCTTCTTTTTTTGATTGTGATAGTAGCTGATAACCTCAAATTCATTATTGCCAGCCTCAAATCTACTTCCTCTATATTGGGAGATAGCCTTGTTCCAATCTGGTTGCCAAAGCATGAGTGTATCTATTGCCATTGCTCTCACAGTTGGGTTATCTAATTTCATTAGGATATCTGGTAAGTAATGACATTGTTTGGCAATTACTTCTCGTGCGTAATTTATCAGCCAATACTCTGCTTCTCTTAAAAGAGCTTTTGATTCAAGATTTTGGCACACTTCATCGTAAACTTTAGACATTAAATATGCCCTTTGTTCAAAAACCATCCCATTAGTTCGCAGTGTTAAGTCTGATGGATAATTAATTATCAAATCGGCTAGTTCATCACTGATTTTGGGAAGAGGATATTTATTATATTGTTGGGTTTCAGGATGAGATATTTTCACCTGATACCCTAGATTTACAGCATAATTTATAATAAAATCAATATTGTTCGACTCGACAAAATCTCCTATCTGAAAATTTGTTTCTGTAAGTAAATATGATGGTGCGTGAATAATTTGAAATCTTTTAGGGTTTGGATTTGAATCAGCTAATAGTTCGACGTACATCGCTTATTCTCAAAACTATCATCAATCTTGTGCGTAAGCGATGTATGTGGTTGAATTACTAAAAAAATAATCCTACCCAAGCTGGATAGGATTATCTTAACTATTGATTAATAGTTCTTGTCTCTGTGGGATTGATTATTTCCTTTAGTAGAGATAGTCCAACTGATTTAAACAGTGCTTCGTTATCATCAGGACAGCGTTGAATTGTTGTACAAGAAGAACAGCCGTATTTACAAGGACAATTATTGACTAGAAACTTTGCTTTAATCAAGGCAGTCTCTAAATATTTGATGAGGGTATCGCACATACCTGTACCATGTTCACAAGTATCAAAGAAATAGCCAACTATCTTAGTATTAGACGGCACTTCTACTAACATGAAATCTATATCTCGGCTGTTTGCTCCATGTTCGACAAGTGGTAAACTGAGTATAAGGTGATGAGCGAGAGTATGAACGCAAATTTGGGTTTCATTGCTTTCAAATAGTTGTTTCTCCTCATTGGTAATATATTTCTGTTTATTAAGTATCTCTTTTCTGTGATTTTTGACCACAACTGAAAAATATTTTCGTGCATCAGCGTTAATTTCAACCCTGACGCAGAATGTATTGTAGTTAAGAGCAAGTGATTCTTCGTATTTATTTTCCTCCAATAGTTCGACAAATTCTCGTTCAATCAGTTGGGTTTTACAAGCAGGGCAAGTTTGTAAGTGTCCAGGTAAATTTAAATTGAAGTTGCGACATCTGTTATTAGTGCAAGTCCATTTTTGTTGCAGCCTGTACAAGTTGTAGCCATAAATTTCTTCTTTGATTTTGGCTGAAACAGGTGTAAATCTAGCAGCCCCTTGGGGAAGATTGATAATTTTGGCTTCCCCGACAATTTTAATTTCCTCGAAATTCAGACTTCCTTCAGGACGACTAAATAGGTTGGTTGCCTCTATTGGCTTGAGAATTGCTTTCCCTTCGGTTAAATTTAGTTCTTGTGATTTATACTGTACGGGGTTGCCATCAAAGTCTTGAGCAAGATATATAGCACCAGGGTAAACTTCTCTTAGTGCAGAAGATGCCGAACTTTCCTCAAACTCTTCTGCGCTATCTTGATTGATATAACTGATGTTTTGGTCAGTGTTGCCTCTAACTTTAATTTTTGAGTGGACATAACCGAGATTTCGATTAGTTGTCAGTCTTTGATTGTAGCTGAAGATTAGTTGATTATCACCGATTAACTGTCGGGCGATCGCATTACCAGAATTACCAAAATGCCGGGCAATTTGAGCTTGTGTCGGTTTACTTTCTTTGCAACAAGCGAGAATATGCTGCTCCAAAGTTGTTTCATAATTGTGGTTAAAGTTGATAATTTCTGGAGGATCAGATAAAAGGCGTTCTGGGTAATTGGCGTAGTAAGAATCCATAATCGACCTTTTCGACGGAATAAACACCAATAGTCCTGCTTCCTGCCTCCCCGCACGTCCTGCCCTCTGGCGAAAGGCAAGAATTGAGCCGGGGTAACTATGTACGATAGTTGCATCAATAGACCCAATATCTAAACCCGCTTCCAAAGCACTTGTAGATATAATGAACTTGACCTTCCCGCTTTGTATATCTGCAATAATTTTGTTACGCTGATTTGCCTTCATGCTCCCATAAAATGCTGAGATGGTTTCTCCCAGGTGGGGCAGTTGCATCTCGATTAAAGCTTTACGGATGGCATTAGTTAAAACCTTAACTAGTTCCCTACTATCGCAGAAACAAATCCCGACGATGCCTTTACTTACGAGCATAGCTGCGACTTGGGCAGTTTGGTAAAATGTATTGTTCCGTGGTTTGAGGCTAATAAAAGTAATCTCCGAGCGTTTTGCCCCACTTTGGTCAATAATAGCAAGGTTACTTTGTTCTTCTCGATTAGATATCTTCTGGGCAATTTCGCTGCTGTTACTAATTGTTGCAGAAGCGAAGATGTACTGTAATTTTGAAATATCATTGCCGACAGATTCTATCATAAGTTGAGTTCGCCGATTAAGTAGTGCAAAATGCGAACCAAATATGCCTTGGTAAAAATGCATTTCGTCACAGACAATGATTGAAAGTTTTCTGATTGTTTCTCTAAATCCCCAATTTGAATCGAATT
Encoded proteins:
- a CDS encoding bifunctional DNA primase/polymerase; this translates as MHAQIRHLVSSLDNLPEEWRIVPTFGKRPLGKEWEKNTYSPKELQTELIRRRLKVWTNNRFITPTGIALVCGFNHPQGYLVAIDCDGETSWRQIIQINEHSEPEELNHLTPTETRDTPMESLCDRAQQYLPPTIAFTSGRKYRSQRLYLIPNSKACDVKSRKIKTGKDEHLEFRGKNLASILPPSFHPEGRNYRWLPGCSPSERQIEIAPDWVIAQMLVKQEKTRKFNLPKEKYNRRYGVDRYAHLIPSIETNIQTALVLLEVIHPRFADDYHSWIQVGMALKSVSPILFKAWDTWSQLSPKYKPGECAYKWQSFNKTGITIRTLFRLANLS
- a CDS encoding DEAD/DEAH box helicase, producing MTQPEWLEANKQVYSKEHGVIHIAAIIEKNLYFKKGSLNQIIFDWEHEVNSGNLLPLNQAPTGKSILYQEIAAILDGSGKLQSCEVIPAQEAKLYPIPDDIHPLVKLALSKSGITQLYSHQVEAWQAYKKGEDIILQTPTSSGKSISFLIPVIHECLKGKSALVFFNLKALAFDQVEKIRSFVSHLDENIRPQILNINGDIPPQERKQLYSNQPSILCVTPDVWNHELNNYQFDSNWGFRETIRKLSIIVCDEMHFYQGIFGSHFALLNRRTQLMIESVGNDISKLQYIFASATISNSSEIAQKISNREEQSNLAIIDQSGAKRSEITFISLKPRNNTFYQTAQVAAMLVSKGIVGICFCDSRELVKVLTNAIRKALIEMQLPHLGETISAFYGSMKANQRNKIIADIQSGKVKFIISTSALEAGLDIGSIDATIVHSYPGSILAFRQRAGRAGRQEAGLLVFIPSKRSIMDSYYANYPERLLSDPPEIINFNHNYETTLEQHILACCKESKPTQAQIARHFGNSGNAIARQLIGDNQLIFSYNQRLTTNRNLGYVHSKIKVRGNTDQNISYINQDSAEEFEESSASSALREVYPGAIYLAQDFDGNPVQYKSQELNLTEGKAILKPIEATNLFSRPEGSLNFEEIKIVGEAKIINLPQGAARFTPVSAKIKEEIYGYNLYRLQQKWTCTNNRCRNFNLNLPGHLQTCPACKTQLIEREFVELLEENKYEESLALNYNTFCVRVEINADARKYFSVVVKNHRKEILNKQKYITNEEKQLFESNETQICVHTLAHHLILSLPLVEHGANSRDIDFMLVEVPSNTKIVGYFFDTCEHGTGMCDTLIKYLETALIKAKFLVNNCPCKYGCSSCTTIQRCPDDNEALFKSVGLSLLKEIINPTETRTINQ